The segment TTAACCCATAATAGTTGCTACAATCCTCCGACTACCACCGTAATTCCTAAACTCACACAGGTAAATACCCTGCCATGTTCCTAAATTAAGACGGCCTCTTGAAATGGGAATTGTAATATTGCTACCCACAAATGTCGCTTTGGCATGAGCCGGCATATCATCATCTCCTTCCAATGTATGTGTAAAGTAATATTGATTTTCTGGCACCACATGGTCGAATATCCGGTTCATATCC is part of the Parabacteroides sp. FAFU027 genome and harbors:
- a CDS encoding secondary thiamine-phosphate synthase enzyme YjbQ; translation: MVNQVEFNLRQKRRGVHLITDEVIQALPELPLTGILHLFIKHTSAALSINENADPSVREDMNRIFDHVVPENQYYFTHTLEGDDDMPAHAKATFVGSNITIPISRGRLNLGTWQGIYLCEFRNYGGSRRIVATIMG